CGTCGTATCCCGATTACACGGCCTCCAGCTTCGCTCTGAATGCAAAATGGTATGCGGAGACAGGCGCGGACGGCAAGTCGAACAAAGAGCTGATGGTCCAACGCTGGAACGAGTGGATCCTCCAGTAAGCCGTTCATCGAACTTCGATTGGTGGCGCCATCCAATCGCGGGAGCAGGACTATGCTCCACGTGAATAGCGCCACCTTATCTGACGACCTGACTTTTGAGAATGGTGCGCCCGACTGGCGCACTGTTCCTCCTGGAGTTTCGCAATGACCCTGAACCTGAAAAGTTATCTGCCTGCCGAGGATGAAGTATTGAAGAACCAGCCAGTCGCCACCCAGATAGAATTCTGTAATGTCACGAAAATGTATGGGGCCGTGGCTGCGGTTAAGGACATCTCGCTTTCCGTATCTCGCGGGGAGTTCCTGACCATTCTCGGCCCAAGCGGTTCGGGTAAAACCACAGCCTTGATGCTCCTTGCCGGCTTCACGGCGCCGACGAAAGGCGACATACTCATCGCCGGAAAATCAGTTTCTGAAGTCCCGTCTTACCGGCGCGACCAAGGCATCGTATTCCAGAGCTATGCCCTTTTCCCGCACCTCACGGTTCACCGCAATCTGGAGTTTCCGCTGGAGATGCGTGGCGTCAAGGCCGCTGACAGGGCGACGCGGGTCGGCCGAATGCTTGAACGTGTTCGCCTCGGCGAATTTGGCGGCCGTATGCCATCGCAATTGAGTGGTGGTCAGCAGCAGCGCGTGGCCGTTGCGCGCGCGCTGATTGCCGACCCGCCGATCCTGCTGCTCGACGAGCCGCTTGGCGCATTGGATCGAAATCTGCGCGAACAGATGCAGATTGAAATTAAGGAACTGCACCGGGAGTTTGGAAAGACGACAATTTGCGTGACCCATGATCAGGAAGAAGCCCTGACCTTGTCGGATCGCATTGTCGTTATGCGAGCCGGTCAAATCGAGCAGATCGATACGCCCGAGGCTCTCTACGATCGGCCGAAAACGCGCTTTGTTGCCAACTTCCTGGGCGAGGCAAATATTCTCGAAAACACCGAATTCAAAGTGGAATCCGACGCCGTGCCTTCTTCCGGCATGGTATCCATGTTGCGGCCCGAACGCATTTCGGTTGGCCGCCGTTCGGCGGCGAGACGCGCAGATGCGGATCAAAGGCAGGCAGTGTCCGGCACCGTTGAAGACATGATCTACGCCGGCCCCTTGAGAAAATACCGGGTACGTGTCGGAAACACTGTGCTGATCGCCCGCGAACATGTCGCCTCCGACCAGGAGGTCTTCCATCCCGGCGATGAGGTTCGTCTCGACTGGCTTCGCTCCGATATCCGCTTTGTCGCGGCGTAAGGTGGAGGGCCAGGCAAATGACGACGATTCAAAAACTGCGGTCAAAGCCGATTCTGCTTACGGTGCCGGCCTTCGGTCTGCTGTTTGCGGTATTCGGTATACCGATGATCCTTCTGTTCCTGACGAGCTTGAACGCGCCTGCGCTTTCTCTTGTGAATTATGAAGGATTCTTCGCCCAGCGATCCTTCGTCCTGATTCTGTTTCAAACGTTCAAGATCAGCTTTGTTGCCACGGCAATATGCCTGATCATTGGCTACCCGACTGCATTTCTCATTGCAAATGGGGGACGCGCACGGCCCATCCTGATGGTGCTGGTCTTCCTGCCTTGGCTGACAAGCGCTTTGGTGCGCACTTACGCATGGACGGTCGTCCTGGGCGACAGTGGATTGATCAATACCTTGTTGCTCAATGCGGGCATCATCGAGAGACCACTTTCGCTTATTTACAATCGTTTCGCTGTCTACGTCGGCATGGTGCACATCATGCTGCCGATGATGATCTTGCCGCTCATCAGCGTGATGATGGGGATAGACAAATCGTTGATGTCGGCTGCGCGCAGCATGGGTGCGAAGCCGCTCACAGCCTTCTTGCGCGTCTTCTTTCCGCTGAGTATCCCGGGCATTCGAAGTGGATGCATACTGGTGTTCGTCGTGTGCCTCGGCTTCTATATCACACCGCAAGCATTGGGCGGTCTAGGCGACACGATGTTGTCGACCCTCATCAACTCACAGCTTACAACCTCCTTAAACATCGGGCAGACAGCCGCCGCGGCTTTCATTCTGCTTGCGATGGCGGTCCTGGTTCTTTCGACGGCGGGCGTCAACCTCGCCGGCGCGCACGATCATTCAGGGCAAGCAGACAAGAAGCACCGTCCAAGCAGGCTGTCCTTTGCCGGCGCGGCGATCCGTCGTCTGAATGAACTTGCCATACCGTATCGAGCCCGCCGCTGGGCGGCCAAGCTCTACCAATCACAACGGGATACGTTTTGGTCGAAGATCCTCGGTGCAGTCTTCCTTACCCTCGTTATGATCTATCTGCTGGCACCGGGTCTGATCGTCATCGTGATATCCTTCAGTTCGGCAGAGTTTATCGAGTTTCCGCCAAGAGACGTTTCCCTGCGGTGGTACTACTCGTTCTTTGAAGATCCATCGTGGATCGGAGCTTTGTGGAACAGCTTCCAGTTCGGCGTGATCGTCGCCGCCGTGTCGACAGTCGTTGGTACATTGGCAGCTTTTGGGTTGAGCCGCTGCGCACCACGTCTTCGCTCGGGTCTGACCATGGTAATTCTGACGCCAATCACCTTCCCGATCATCGTAGTCGGCGTAGCCGTCTATCTCGGATTGGCGAGACTTGGCCTAGTGGGAACCAACACCGGAATTATCCTCGGCCAAACCATCGGCGCGATTGGTTATGTCGTTGTGGTCGTCTTGGCGACTCTGTCAGGGTTTGACCGAAGACTGGAGCAGGCGGCCATGAGCATGCGTGCCGGGCCTGTGCAGACCTTCCTACGAGTAACCTTGCCGTTGATCCGCTCCGGCATCATCGGCGGCGCGTTGTTCGCGTTTCTTGCGTCCTTCGATGAGGTCATCATTACGTCGTTTGTCAGCGGCTATTCGATCCCGACACTCCCTTTGAAGATGTTGGAGAACTTGAAGCAACAGATCGACCCAACGATTGCTGCAGTAGGGTCGTTGCTGACACTGCTACCAATCGTCTGGCTGGTCGCTCTCTACTTCACCCTTTGGCGGGGGCGGAGCAAATTGCAGACCGCGACCGTCGCCGCGACCTGAACTGTGGAACAGCGCCGGATCCCGAACAACCTCACTGCTTGCAATCGACTTGCCAATCCCAGACAGAACTGGGGCTGGCAATTTGATTCCGGTCAAATATGCGGTTGCGGCCAACCTCTTATGGGGAGAGGGATTTGGCGCCCCTGCTCGGACTTTCGAAACGTGGGTTGGCTGGGTGGAAGCCATTCGGAAGAACTGCTGCCGAACGATGTCGATCTCCATGCCTGGTTTTTCACCCGACAGGTGTAGCTCTGCAAGGCCGCTGGCTCTGGCCCGAACCCCCGGTGAACCTATTGTCGCGAGGGATCGCGATATCCCTATGCCTGCAGAGTCACTCTACCGTCCCGGCGGCCGGCGCGTCGGCGGACCTAGATCTTCCGTCGTGGAATGGAGGTGGCATAGGTGTTCATCGCCGAAAGATGGCGGTCGGCGCGCTTTAGTTCTTCCAGAGCCGCTGCGCGGTCATGACTGGCCAGCAAGCCGCACAGGACTTCTGACACTGCCAACGCCGGCGTCAGTGTATGAAAGAATGTTTGGCTCTCCGTCGGGAACAACACGATGTGCTCGGCGATCGTGACCAAAGGGGACACTTCGCTATCGGTAATCGCCAAAATGGGCATTCCTTTTTCGCGCGCAGCCTCTGCCAATTCAAGGGTTTGAAGGGAGTAGGGGTTTATAGAAATAGCCAAAAGGACGTCGTCGCTCGTCGCGCGAATGAGCGGATCGCCGCTTGTGCCAGCCGGACCATCCAAGTGAACCGTCTTTTCGCCAAGCAACGTCATGACGTAATGGAAATGCCAGGCGACGGAATGGCAGGAGCGCAGCCCAAGCACATAGATCCTTCGGGCCTTTGCCAGGTGTTCCGCCATTCTATTCAAATGTGCGATCGTATCGGGGTCGCACAGCCGATTAATCTGGGCCGAGAGACCCTGGAGCATTCGATAGGCCAGGCCCTCTCCGTTCATCGGTCCTTCGGTTCTCTGCAAAGCACGGGCGGCAAAACCGTCAGCGCTCACCCGAATGACGTCGGCATGATGCGCCCGGAAGTCTTCATAGCCTGAGAAGTCAAGAAACTTCGCCAACCGGGTCATCGTCGATGGCTGCACACCGGCATTGCGCGCGAGTTCGCGCATTGAAACGAGCGCTACTTCTTGAGGGTGCTCCAATATGTGCCGAGCCGCCTGCTGCAGCTGCTCGGACATTTCGTCGAATCGCTCGATAATTCGAGCGTGCAATGGGCCCTTTTGCAACATTTGCCTCACATTCGATATCATAATTCACCCGGACCATCCCTCTCGGGACTGAAAAAGTCAAACAATTGCAGGCCAACCCTCATCAAAGACGCTCACGAGTACGGATAAAGGGTTTGAAAACAAATGCGTCAAAACGTGATTTATAAAACAGTTGTTGCATATTTTGGCGAAACCTGCAAATCAATGGTTGGAAACGTCCGAGAGCCGGACGGATAAGCACCCGAGATCGCCAATGACCAAAATTCTCCATCGAACGATCGGAACAACTCTGCCAACCGCAGTAGCAGGGGAAGGCATCTACGTTATGGATAGCGACGGCCGGAGCTATCTGGATGGATCGGGTGGCGCAGCAGTCAGTTGCCTGGGGCACAACCATCCGGAAGTTCTTGACGCTATGAAGCTGCAGATGGGCCGCATCAGCTATGCTCACACGTCCTTTTTCACGACTGATGTCGCCGAGCGGCTTGCAGAGCAATTGATTGAACTCGCGCCGGACGGTCTCGATTATGTCTACCTCGTGTCTGGCGGTTCAGAAGCTGTCGAGGCCGCTCTCAAGATGGCGCGCCAGTATTTTGTAGAAATCGGCCAACCGCGACGACGCCACATCATCGCACGTCGGCAGAGTTATCACGGCAATACGATTGGTGCTTTGGCAACAGGCGGCAATGCTTGGCGCCGCGCCCAGTTCAAACCGATTTTGCCGGAAACACATCATGTTTCGCCTTGCTATGCCTACCGTGATCTACAAGTCGGCGAAACGCCCGAGGCCTATGCCGAGCGTCTTGCGGCAGAGTTGGAAGACAAGATTGTCGAGCTCGGACAGGATCAGGTCATGGCTTTCGTCGCCGAGCCGGTGGTCGGAGCGACGCTCGGCGCAGTCGGGCCGGTTGCCGACTATTTTAAGCGGGTTCGGCAGGTGTGCGACAAGTATGGCATCTTGCTGATCCTCGACGAAGTCATGTGCGGAATGGGGCGTACCGGCACAATCTTCGCAATGGAACAGGAAGGGATTGTCGCGGATCTTGTAACGATTGCCAAGGGCCTGGGCGGCGGCTTTCAACCGATCGGGGCGGTGTTGTTGTCCGAGAAGATCTACCGCGCGTTCGCCGATGGATCGGGTCTGTTCCAGCATGGGCATACCTATATCGGACATCCGATCGCGGCAGCGGCAGCCAGTAAGGTGGTTGAAATAATCACGCGTCCGGACATGATGGCAAACGTCATCAAGATGGGGGATCGTCTCCAAGCCGGGCTCGATGAGGCCCTTGGACAGTCGCCCTTTGTCGGCGACATCCGTGGTCGCGGTCTTTTCCGCGGCGTCGAGATCGTGGCGGACAAAGATACCAAGCAGCCGTTCGATCCAGCCCGCAAGATGCATTCCCGGATCAAGAAGGAAGCCATGCGCAGAGGCCTGATGTGCTACCCGATGGGAGGTACGATCGACGGCGCGCAGGGCGACCACGTGCTGCTGGCGCCGCCGTATATTATTCAACCCGATGAAATCGATTTGATTGTCGAACGGCTTTCCGACTCCATCCGCGCCGCTGTATCAGATTGAGGTTCCTTCCCGAAATGACGACACCGTCCTGTCCGCCCATCTCTGATGAAAACTGGCCCGCAGACATCGCCGATATGCAAACTGGTTTTGCCGGCGCGCTCAATGTCTATCGCACCATGGCTCATCATCCCGCCCTTCTGAGAGCATGGGCGCCGCTGCGGCAGCATATCGTCAAGGACAGCGCACTGGGCGCGGTCCGCTCCGAACTCGTGATCCTGCGCGCGGCGCATCGGATGGGTTCCGCATATGAGTGGGCCCATCATGTAAGCCGCGCTCGCGCTCTTGGCATTTCCGATGCGCGGATACGCGGTATGGCTGGAACCCCGGATGGAGACGATGGATTGATTGCCGGGGCCGTCGACGCGCTCTTTGACGAAGCACGCCTGCCTTCGCATATCGAGAGAGCGATTTCTGCTGCTTTCGGGCAGCAAGCCGTCTTCGACATCATGGCCACGGTCGGCTTCTATTCGGTGCTTGGCTACATTTTGATGACCTTCTACACCCCGATTGACCAAGGCGTTGCCGACGAGATGTCGAAGCACCCGCTTTAGAAAGCTCGCCCGCGACATTGCCGCTGTTTTCCGTCCTTTGGGCGGCAGGGAAGAAGCCTACGAAAGCGTGCAAATTGATGCGATACGTTTGTATCACGGATCATACTATAAAACATTTGTTGCAATGCGCGGGAGTTTGATGTACATGTGCTAATGGAATGCGAGCCGCCTAAAAGATGCGGTTTGCAAAGTTCCAATGATGAATCCGGACGCCAATAGCCGTGCTCATGACCAAAAAGAACGGGGAACATCGCATGAAAAAAACAATCGTAAACATCGCAACCAGTTTGTCGTTGGCTCTGGCCTCGGCCGCCTTTTCCGTCTCCGCCAATGCCGGCGAAGTCCTAGATCGGGTGCTTTCGAACAAGACCCTGACGGTCGCAGTCGGTACCGACTGGGGGCCGATCTCGCACTTGGACGAAAAGCACGAACTCGTTGGGTACGATATCGACGTCGCCAAGGGCATTGCAAAATACCTTGGCACGGGAACCACTTTCGTAACGCCCGGCTGGGATATCATTACAGGCGGCAAATGGCAGGGACGTTGGGACGTCGCCATGGGTCAAATGATACCGACAAAGGCACGGGCGGAAGTATTCGATTTCCCGGCACTCTATATCTGGGGGCCGAACGTCGCAGTCGTCCACAAGGACAGCAAGGCGACCAAGCTTTCCGACCTCGATGGGAAGGTGATCGGCGTTGCGTCCGGCACTGGCGCGGAGGCCTATGCCAATCAGAAGTTCCAGCCGGCCTGGGAAAACGCCAAGCCTGTCGAATATCCCTTCAAGGCGGGCCAGATAAAGACCTACACGAGTACCAATATTGCCTTCGATGATCTGCGTCTCGGCGACGGTGTGCGCATCGACGGAGTCCTCACTGACGAAACGATTGCGCGGGACGCGATCAAGGCTGGCTATCCCTTGAAAGTCCTGGAGCCTGCTCTGTTCTCCTCTCCGGCAGCCATCGCGATCCTACCTGGTGACAAGGACTTTCACGACAAGGTCGCGGCAGCCTTGAAAGAGATGAAGGCTGACGGCACGCTCTCGAAGCTTTCGATGAAGTGGTACGGCGTCGACTATACCGTCGAGAAGTAGGTCGGAAAAGCGTGAGCGGCCCAGGGATGCTTGGGCCGCAATAACGTGGAGGATTCCCCATGCTTTATCAGGATACTGTCGAATCCGAGGTGCTCGTCCATAAGCCTTGGTTTGTGGCGTCGATCTTCGCACTCGTACTCGCGTGTTTTTTCGCGTTCAATCTAACGGGCACCGCAATCGGCGATCTCATGCGGCCGGTCATTGGCGATCCAGCACAGAGCGGACTCTATGGCCGTTTTGCCATCGCCCTTGTGATCGCAGTTGTGTTCTGCCTGAACATCGTGCTGATCGGGTTTGCTTCGTTAGCCTTTCAGGTCGCAATCGTATGGTTTGAACTGCTGCTGCTGTTCCTCGCCTTCTTCAAGTCGTTTGGCCTGAGCATGCCGTTCATCTGGGAGAACTTGCCCTACCTGATCACGCAGGGCGTCGTGACGACGATTTATGTCTCGACGGTTTCGCTGATTTTTGCGTCGATTCTCGCGATCATCGCTGCAATTGCGAAGCTGTCGAGCAACGGATTCGCCTACGCTATTGCCAGTTTCTATACATCCTTCTTTCGCGGCCTGCCGCTCCTTATGCAGATCTATTTGATCTACCTCGGGCTGCCGCAGCTGGGCATCGTCCTCGATGCCGTTCCGTCCGGCATCCTGGCACTGTCGTTATGCGTTGGCGCCTATATGACGGAAATCTTCCGAGCGGGCATTCAAAGCATCGACCGTGGCCAATGGGAAGCATCCCGTTCGATCGGGTTCGGATTTGGCCTCACAATGCGCAGGATCATCTTGCCGCAGGCACTGCCCGTCATCATCCCACCGATGGGAAACACGTTCATCTCGATGCTGAAGGACAGCTCGCTCGTCTCTGTGCTCGGTGTGTGGGAGCTAACGTTCCTCGCCCGCACGATCGGTCAGCCTACCTTCCATCACATGGAAATGCTGATCACAGCGTCGCTGATCTATTGGATCATGTCGGCATGCCTCGAAGTCCTGCAAGCGCGCCTGGAGCGCCACTTTGCGAGGAGTAAAGTACGATGACCGCAAGCAACCTACTGCACGCGCAGCGACTTTTCCCTCAAGAATCCTCCAGTCAGAAGCAGGTGCCAATGAGTGCCGACAAGATCATCGAAGCGAAGAACGTCTCCAAGTGGTACGGCTCCTTCCAAGTCTTGTCCAATATCAACCTCATGGTCCGAAAGGGCGAGCGCATCGTCATCTGCGGCCCGTCAGGTTCCGGCAAATCGACGCTTATCCGCTGCTTCAACCGACTGGAGGCGCATCAGGAGGGCGAGATCACCGTCAACGGGATTCGGTTGCACAATAAAATGCGCAACGTGACCGAGGTTCGCAAGAATGTTGGCATGGTATTCCAACATTTCAACCTCTTCCCCCATATGACCGTCTTGATGAATTGCATGGCCGGCCCAATGTGGATCAAGGGTGTGCCGGAAGCCGAAGCCAGGAAGACCGCTCTAAAATTCCTTGAACGTGTGCGCATTCCCGAGCAGGCGAATAAATTCCCGGTACAGCTCTCCGGCGGGCAGCAGCAACGCGTCGCGATCGCTCGGTCATTGTGCATGGAGCCCGCCGTCATGCTGTTTGACGAACCCACCTCCGCGCTCGACCCTGAAATGGTGTCGGAGGTGCTTGAAACGATGACGGGCCTGGCGCGCGACGG
This genomic stretch from Rhizobium sp. CB3090 harbors:
- a CDS encoding ABC transporter ATP-binding protein → MTLNLKSYLPAEDEVLKNQPVATQIEFCNVTKMYGAVAAVKDISLSVSRGEFLTILGPSGSGKTTALMLLAGFTAPTKGDILIAGKSVSEVPSYRRDQGIVFQSYALFPHLTVHRNLEFPLEMRGVKAADRATRVGRMLERVRLGEFGGRMPSQLSGGQQQRVAVARALIADPPILLLDEPLGALDRNLREQMQIEIKELHREFGKTTICVTHDQEEALTLSDRIVVMRAGQIEQIDTPEALYDRPKTRFVANFLGEANILENTEFKVESDAVPSSGMVSMLRPERISVGRRSAARRADADQRQAVSGTVEDMIYAGPLRKYRVRVGNTVLIAREHVASDQEVFHPGDEVRLDWLRSDIRFVAA
- a CDS encoding ABC transporter permease subunit, producing the protein MTTIQKLRSKPILLTVPAFGLLFAVFGIPMILLFLTSLNAPALSLVNYEGFFAQRSFVLILFQTFKISFVATAICLIIGYPTAFLIANGGRARPILMVLVFLPWLTSALVRTYAWTVVLGDSGLINTLLLNAGIIERPLSLIYNRFAVYVGMVHIMLPMMILPLISVMMGIDKSLMSAARSMGAKPLTAFLRVFFPLSIPGIRSGCILVFVVCLGFYITPQALGGLGDTMLSTLINSQLTTSLNIGQTAAAAFILLAMAVLVLSTAGVNLAGAHDHSGQADKKHRPSRLSFAGAAIRRLNELAIPYRARRWAAKLYQSQRDTFWSKILGAVFLTLVMIYLLAPGLIVIVISFSSAEFIEFPPRDVSLRWYYSFFEDPSWIGALWNSFQFGVIVAAVSTVVGTLAAFGLSRCAPRLRSGLTMVILTPITFPIIVVGVAVYLGLARLGLVGTNTGIILGQTIGAIGYVVVVVLATLSGFDRRLEQAAMSMRAGPVQTFLRVTLPLIRSGIIGGALFAFLASFDEVIITSFVSGYSIPTLPLKMLENLKQQIDPTIAAVGSLLTLLPIVWLVALYFTLWRGRSKLQTATVAAT
- a CDS encoding MurR/RpiR family transcriptional regulator codes for the protein MLQKGPLHARIIERFDEMSEQLQQAARHILEHPQEVALVSMRELARNAGVQPSTMTRLAKFLDFSGYEDFRAHHADVIRVSADGFAARALQRTEGPMNGEGLAYRMLQGLSAQINRLCDPDTIAHLNRMAEHLAKARRIYVLGLRSCHSVAWHFHYVMTLLGEKTVHLDGPAGTSGDPLIRATSDDVLLAISINPYSLQTLELAEAAREKGMPILAITDSEVSPLVTIAEHIVLFPTESQTFFHTLTPALAVSEVLCGLLASHDRAAALEELKRADRHLSAMNTYATSIPRRKI
- a CDS encoding aspartate aminotransferase family protein, which produces MTKILHRTIGTTLPTAVAGEGIYVMDSDGRSYLDGSGGAAVSCLGHNHPEVLDAMKLQMGRISYAHTSFFTTDVAERLAEQLIELAPDGLDYVYLVSGGSEAVEAALKMARQYFVEIGQPRRRHIIARRQSYHGNTIGALATGGNAWRRAQFKPILPETHHVSPCYAYRDLQVGETPEAYAERLAAELEDKIVELGQDQVMAFVAEPVVGATLGAVGPVADYFKRVRQVCDKYGILLILDEVMCGMGRTGTIFAMEQEGIVADLVTIAKGLGGGFQPIGAVLLSEKIYRAFADGSGLFQHGHTYIGHPIAAAAASKVVEIITRPDMMANVIKMGDRLQAGLDEALGQSPFVGDIRGRGLFRGVEIVADKDTKQPFDPARKMHSRIKKEAMRRGLMCYPMGGTIDGAQGDHVLLAPPYIIQPDEIDLIVERLSDSIRAAVSD
- a CDS encoding carboxymuconolactone decarboxylase family protein, with amino-acid sequence MTTPSCPPISDENWPADIADMQTGFAGALNVYRTMAHHPALLRAWAPLRQHIVKDSALGAVRSELVILRAAHRMGSAYEWAHHVSRARALGISDARIRGMAGTPDGDDGLIAGAVDALFDEARLPSHIERAISAAFGQQAVFDIMATVGFYSVLGYILMTFYTPIDQGVADEMSKHPL
- a CDS encoding transporter substrate-binding domain-containing protein, which encodes MKKTIVNIATSLSLALASAAFSVSANAGEVLDRVLSNKTLTVAVGTDWGPISHLDEKHELVGYDIDVAKGIAKYLGTGTTFVTPGWDIITGGKWQGRWDVAMGQMIPTKARAEVFDFPALYIWGPNVAVVHKDSKATKLSDLDGKVIGVASGTGAEAYANQKFQPAWENAKPVEYPFKAGQIKTYTSTNIAFDDLRLGDGVRIDGVLTDETIARDAIKAGYPLKVLEPALFSSPAAIAILPGDKDFHDKVAAALKEMKADGTLSKLSMKWYGVDYTVEK
- a CDS encoding amino acid ABC transporter permease — translated: MLYQDTVESEVLVHKPWFVASIFALVLACFFAFNLTGTAIGDLMRPVIGDPAQSGLYGRFAIALVIAVVFCLNIVLIGFASLAFQVAIVWFELLLLFLAFFKSFGLSMPFIWENLPYLITQGVVTTIYVSTVSLIFASILAIIAAIAKLSSNGFAYAIASFYTSFFRGLPLLMQIYLIYLGLPQLGIVLDAVPSGILALSLCVGAYMTEIFRAGIQSIDRGQWEASRSIGFGFGLTMRRIILPQALPVIIPPMGNTFISMLKDSSLVSVLGVWELTFLARTIGQPTFHHMEMLITASLIYWIMSACLEVLQARLERHFARSKVR
- a CDS encoding amino acid ABC transporter ATP-binding protein; amino-acid sequence: MSADKIIEAKNVSKWYGSFQVLSNINLMVRKGERIVICGPSGSGKSTLIRCFNRLEAHQEGEITVNGIRLHNKMRNVTEVRKNVGMVFQHFNLFPHMTVLMNCMAGPMWIKGVPEAEARKTALKFLERVRIPEQANKFPVQLSGGQQQRVAIARSLCMEPAVMLFDEPTSALDPEMVSEVLETMTGLARDGMTMVCVTHEMGFARAVADRVIFMDAGRIVEEAAPNDFFTNPQHDRTKLFLSQILKH